A genomic stretch from Erigeron canadensis isolate Cc75 chromosome 9, C_canadensis_v1, whole genome shotgun sequence includes:
- the LOC122582381 gene encoding arabinogalactan protein 12-like, which yields MASINMKLFAAVLVMLMTISTISNVAAQEAPAPAPGPTSDASVFVPTAVASLVALSFGFLF from the coding sequence ATGGCATCAATTAACATGAAACTATTCGCGGCAGTCCTAGTTATGTTGATGACAATATCTACTATTAGCAATGTAGCTGCTCAAGAAGCCCCGGCTCCGGCCCCTGGTCCTACTTCAGACGCTAGCGTTTTTGTTCCAACGGCTGTTGCATCTCTCGTTGCGCTATCTTTTGGATTCTTATTTTAA
- the LOC122581985 gene encoding uncharacterized protein LOC122581985: MDKLQQQSESPTDDLFLKWGNKKRLRCARTKDPDDPVSDPPFSVSDRRRIRRRINSRFAAFPSDNQTNNNLTNNNNSKHSTRLTRNSDVRSETSRKLSPEKEVVEKPAVNIGGGCSGSQKVKYVWPKLNIGLTNKEKEEDFMAMKGCKPAHRPKKRPKLIQRSLLLVCPGGWLTDICQDRYEVVEKKSTKKRPAGLKAMGSMESDSE; encoded by the exons ATGGATAAATTGCAACAACAAAGTGAATCACCAACTGATGATTTATTTCTAAAATGGGGAAATAAAAAAAGACTTAGATGTGCACGGACCAAAGATCCAGATGACCCAGTGTCCGATCCACCTTTCTCCGTCTCCGACCGCCGTAGAATTCGCCGGAGAATCAACTCCCGGTTCGCCGCCTTTCCTTCCGACAACCAGACCAACAACAATCTTACTAACAACAACAATAGTAAACATTCTACTCGTCTTACAAG GAATTCTGATGTGAGATCGGAGACAAGCCGGAAATTGTCGCCGGAAAAGGAGGTGGTGGAGAAACCGGCGGTCAATATCGGCGGCGGATGTAGTGGAAGTCAAAAAGTCAAATATGTATGGCCAAAGTTAAACATTGGATtaacaaataaagaaaaagaagaggatTTCATGGCAATGAAAGGATGTAAGCCTGCACATAGACCTAAGAAAAGACCTAAACTTATTCAAAGAAGTTTactt TTGGTGTGTCCAGGAGGATGGTTGACTGATATATGTCAAGATAGATATGAAGTTGTAGAAAAGAAGAGTACAAAAAAG AGACCAGCAGGATTAAAGGCCATGGGAAGCATGGAGAGTGATTCAGAATGA
- the LOC122582570 gene encoding uncharacterized protein LOC122582570 isoform X2, giving the protein MASSAQAPSQSDEVYQLIKAHQKHEGYPSGSMVDFACDANGSPILAVSNLAIHTKDLLANPKCSLLVAKDPEDRTDLIITLHGDVVSVPEMQRGDVRASYLAKHPDAVWVDFDDFQFLRIEPKFVCFVSGVATALLRTEEFTNKEFKEANVDQIYQFSKPISSHMNKDHLNDTKLIVQHSTSVLVDSAYMLDVDSLGFNVKAGYQDNYLKLRIPFPRRAEERKDVKTLIIEMLQAAKSRAD; this is encoded by the exons ATGGCTTCATCAGCCCAAGCCCCTTCTCAG agTGATGAAGTATATCAGCTGATCAAAGCTCATCAg AAGCATGAGGGTTATCCCTCAGGATCAATGGTCGATTTTGCTTGTGATGCCAATGGTTCTCCAATATTAGCAGTCAGTAATTTGGCAATTCATACAAAG GATCTCTTGGCTAATCCCAAATGTTCTTTGCTTGTTGCTAAAGATCCAGAGGATAGAACAGATTTAATTATAACTCTACATGGCGATGTTGTTTCT GTTCCTGAAATGCAGAGAGGAGATGTTCGTGCGTCATATTTGGCGAAGCATCCTGATGCAGTTTGG GTTGACTTTGATGACTTCCAATTTTTACGCATTGAACCAAAATTTGTATGCTTTGTTTCTGGTGTTGCAACAGCTCTGTTGCGAACAGaag AATTTACTAACAAGGAGTTTAAAGAAGCAAATGTAGATCAAATATATCAGTTTTCAAAGCCTATATCG TCTCACATGAATAAAGACCATTTAAATGACACAAAGCTCATAGTTCAACACTCAACATCAGTTCTG GTAGACTCTGCATACATGTTAGATGTTGACAGCCTTGGCTTCAATGTAAAG GCTGGTTATCAAGATAACTACTTAAAGCTTCGCATTCCATTCCCTAGACGTGCAGAAGAAAGAAA GGATGTAAAGACACTTATAATTGAAATGCTTCAAGCCGCCAAGTCTCGAGCTGATTGA
- the LOC122582570 gene encoding uncharacterized protein LOC122582570 isoform X1, producing MASSAQAPSQSDEVYQLIKAHQEKAARLPPIEEIKTILVHSIRGMISTFSQKHEGYPSGSMVDFACDANGSPILAVSNLAIHTKDLLANPKCSLLVAKDPEDRTDLIITLHGDVVSVPEMQRGDVRASYLAKHPDAVWVDFDDFQFLRIEPKFVCFVSGVATALLRTEEFTNKEFKEANVDQIYQFSKPISSHMNKDHLNDTKLIVQHSTSVLVDSAYMLDVDSLGFNVKAGYQDNYLKLRIPFPRRAEERKDVKTLIIEMLQAAKSRAD from the exons ATGGCTTCATCAGCCCAAGCCCCTTCTCAG agTGATGAAGTATATCAGCTGATCAAAGCTCATCAg GAAAAGGCTGCTAGACTGCCTCCCATAGAAGAAATAAAAACTATCCTTGTTCATAGTATTCGTGGCATGATTTCTACCTTCTCTCAG AAGCATGAGGGTTATCCCTCAGGATCAATGGTCGATTTTGCTTGTGATGCCAATGGTTCTCCAATATTAGCAGTCAGTAATTTGGCAATTCATACAAAG GATCTCTTGGCTAATCCCAAATGTTCTTTGCTTGTTGCTAAAGATCCAGAGGATAGAACAGATTTAATTATAACTCTACATGGCGATGTTGTTTCT GTTCCTGAAATGCAGAGAGGAGATGTTCGTGCGTCATATTTGGCGAAGCATCCTGATGCAGTTTGG GTTGACTTTGATGACTTCCAATTTTTACGCATTGAACCAAAATTTGTATGCTTTGTTTCTGGTGTTGCAACAGCTCTGTTGCGAACAGaag AATTTACTAACAAGGAGTTTAAAGAAGCAAATGTAGATCAAATATATCAGTTTTCAAAGCCTATATCG TCTCACATGAATAAAGACCATTTAAATGACACAAAGCTCATAGTTCAACACTCAACATCAGTTCTG GTAGACTCTGCATACATGTTAGATGTTGACAGCCTTGGCTTCAATGTAAAG GCTGGTTATCAAGATAACTACTTAAAGCTTCGCATTCCATTCCCTAGACGTGCAGAAGAAAGAAA GGATGTAAAGACACTTATAATTGAAATGCTTCAAGCCGCCAAGTCTCGAGCTGATTGA
- the LOC122583587 gene encoding norbelladine synthase-like has translation MFGTLVSEDVEIKVEPSKAWKLWSTLDFVTVVSKEILDKLEVEGDGGVGTVLNLIFKPGFWVSSYKEKFVKIDHENMTKEAEVVEGGFLDIGFSLYRCRFEIKENPKDKTGSSCVVKATIEYEVKEEATSNVSLVNMDQLVYAIKVAGQHLENSS, from the exons ATGTTTGGAACATTAGTGTCGGAAGACGTAGAAATTAAGGTTGAACCAAGCAAAGCATGGAAGCTTTGGAGCACACTCGACTTTGTCACAGTCGTGTCTAAAGAAATACTCGATAAACTTGAAGTAGAGGGGGATGGTGGTGTTGGTACCGTTCTCAACCTCATCTTTAAACCTG GGTTTTGGGTTTCATCGTACAAGGAAAAGTTCGTGAAGATCGACCATGAGAATATGACGAAAGAAGCAGAGGTTGTGGAAGGTGGGTTTCTCGATATTGGATTTAGCCTCTACAGATGTCGGTTTGAGATTAAAGAGAACCCAAAGGACAAAACGGGCTCATCATGTGTGGTGAAAGCAACAATTGAGTATGAGGTCAAGGAGGAAGCGACTTCGAACGTTTCTCTAGTCAACATGGATCAATTGGTTTACGCTATCAAGGTTGCCGGCCAACATCTTGAGAATTCTAGTTAA
- the LOC122580812 gene encoding norbelladine synthase-like, producing MFGTLVSEDVEIKVEPSKAWKFWSSLDFVKVVSKETLDKLEVEGDGGVGTILNLIFKPGFWVPSYKEKFVKVDHENMVKEAEVVEGGFLDIGFSLYRARIEIKVNPKDETGSSCVVKATIEYEVKEEAASNVSLVNMDRLVYAIKIAGQHLENSS from the exons ATGTTTGGAACATTGGTGTCGGAAGATGTAGAAATTAAGGTTGAACCAAGCAAAGCATGGAAGTTTTGGAGCTCACTTGACTTTGTCAAAGTCGTGTCTAAAGAAACACTCGATAAACTTGAAGTAGAGGGCGATGGTGGTGTTGGCACCATTCTCAACCTCATCTTTAAACCTG GGTTTTGGGTTCCATCGTACAAAGAGAAGTTCGTGAAGGTCGACCATGAGAATATGGTGAAAGAAGCAGAGGTTGTGGAAGGAGGGTTTCTCGATATTGGATTTAGTCTCTATAGAGCGCGGATTGAGATTAAAGTGAACCCAAAGGATGAAACGGGCTCATCATGTGTGGTGAAAGCAACGATTGAGTATGAGGTTAAGGAAGAAGCTGCTTCAAATGTTTCTCTAGTCAACATGGATCGATTGGTTTACGCTATAAAGATTGCCGGCCAACATCTTGAGAATTCTAGTTAA
- the LOC122582400 gene encoding norbelladine synthase-like isoform X1, whose product MFGTLSEEVEVKVAANKAWRLYNSLELGKLVAKHFLDKLEVIEGDGGVGTILELTYKPVEVKVAASKAWKLYSSLELGKLVAKHFLDKIELVEGDGGVGTILKLTYKPEYGISPYKEKFTKIDNDKMVKEVEIVEGGFLDIGFTLYRVRFAIKANPNDEFTDESCIVQSTIEYEVKEEALSNVSLVTMEPLMIVMNVANQHLINSS is encoded by the exons ATGTTTGGAACGTTGTCGGAAGAAGTTGAAGTCAAGGTTGCAGCAAACAAAGCCTGGCGGCTTTATAACTCACTCGAGCTTGGAAAACTCGTCGCTAAGCATTTCCTTGATAAACTCGAAGTCATTGAAGGTGATGGTGGTGTTGGTACTATTCTCGAGCTTACATATAAACCTG TTGAAGTCAAGGTTGCAGCAAGCAAAGCCTGGAAGCTTTATAGCTCACTGGAGCTTGGAAAACTTGTTGCTAAACATTTTCTTGATAAAATAGAACTCGTTGAAGGTGATGGCGGTGTTGGTACTATTCTCAAGCTTACATATAAACCCG AGTATGGTATTTCGCCGTACAAAGAGAAGTTCACGAAGATCGATAATGATAAAATGGTGAAAGAAGTCGAGATTGTAGAAGGAGGGTTTCTAGATATTGGATTTACACTTTATAGAGTGAGGTTTGCGATTAAAGCAAACCCAAATGACGAATTCACGGATGAATCTTGTATCGTGCAATCAACGATTGAGTATGAGGTAAAAGAAGAGGCACTTTCAAATGTCTCTTTGGTCACCATGGAGCCACTGATGATCGTTATGAACGTTGCTAACCAACATCTCATAAATTCTAGTTAA
- the LOC122582400 gene encoding norbelladine synthase-like isoform X2 produces MFGTLSEEVEVKVAANKAWRLYNSLELGKLVAKHFLDKLEVIEGDGGVGTILELTYKPEYGLSPCKEKFMKIDNEEMVKEVEVVEGGFFDIGFTLYRVRITIKANPNDENMGESCIVQSTVEYEVKEEAASNASLVTMEALMIVMKVANEHLINSG; encoded by the exons ATGTTTGGAACGTTGTCGGAAGAAGTTGAAGTCAAGGTTGCAGCAAACAAAGCCTGGCGGCTTTATAACTCACTCGAGCTTGGAAAACTCGTCGCTAAGCATTTCCTTGATAAACTCGAAGTCATTGAAGGTGATGGTGGTGTTGGTACTATTCTCGAGCTTACATATAAACCTG AGTATGGTCTTTCTCCGTGTAAAGAGAAGTTCATGAAGATCGATAACGAGGAAATGGTGAAAGAAGTAGAGGTTGTGGAAGGAGGGTTTTTTGATATTGGATTTACGCTTTATAGGGTGAGGATCACGATTAAAGCAAATCCAAATGACGAAAATATGGGTGAATCTTGTATTGTGCAATCAACGGTCGAGTATGAGGTAAAAGAAGAGGCAGCTTCAAATGCTTCTTTGGTGACTATGGAGGCACTGATGATCGTTATGAAGGTTGCTAACGAACATCTCATCAATTCTGGttga